In Salinigranum marinum, one DNA window encodes the following:
- a CDS encoding AI-2E family transporter gives MAPSRRYVLGGLFAALTLAAAVLLADVLGTVFFAVTVAYLLAPLRAELTRRGVDPRVASVVVTVAALVGVVTVVAPLVLVTASRLSEVLAVLSGLPATYDVALLGQRFTVTVADVRASVVAFVRGVGRQVLVSLPVLLVKFTLFVFLVYSLLQGSEALARSLLAVVPPNYRRVAKALNRRARNTLFGIYILQAATALGTFLIGLPVFAALGYRSVLTLATIAALLQFIPIVGPSVLLAVVAVFHLAAGDLVRAVLVVSVGGFFIAWLPDILIRPQLAERTADLSGGVYFIGFVGGLLSMGAIGIIAGPLLVALVVEAATLLADELNAVPVEEDHRTE, from the coding sequence GTGGCACCCTCACGCCGGTACGTCCTCGGCGGGCTGTTCGCCGCGCTGACGCTGGCCGCGGCGGTCCTCCTGGCGGACGTCCTCGGGACGGTGTTCTTCGCCGTCACCGTCGCGTACCTCCTGGCTCCGCTCCGCGCGGAACTCACGAGGCGAGGGGTCGATCCGCGGGTCGCGAGCGTCGTCGTGACCGTCGCGGCGCTCGTCGGCGTCGTCACCGTCGTTGCGCCGCTCGTCCTCGTCACCGCCAGTCGACTCTCGGAGGTCCTCGCGGTGCTGTCGGGGCTCCCGGCGACGTATGACGTCGCGCTGCTCGGCCAGCGGTTCACCGTCACGGTCGCCGACGTGCGTGCGTCGGTCGTGGCGTTCGTCCGGGGCGTCGGCCGTCAGGTACTGGTCTCGCTCCCCGTCCTGCTGGTCAAGTTCACCCTGTTCGTCTTCCTCGTCTACTCGCTCCTCCAGGGGAGCGAGGCGCTCGCGCGGTCGCTCCTGGCGGTCGTCCCCCCGAACTACCGCCGGGTCGCGAAGGCGCTCAACCGACGGGCGCGGAACACGCTGTTCGGCATCTACATCCTCCAGGCGGCGACCGCGCTCGGCACGTTCCTCATCGGGCTTCCGGTCTTCGCCGCGCTGGGGTACCGATCGGTCCTCACCCTCGCGACCATCGCGGCCCTCCTCCAGTTCATCCCCATCGTCGGCCCGAGCGTTCTGCTCGCGGTCGTCGCGGTGTTTCACCTCGCCGCGGGCGACCTCGTCCGTGCCGTTCTCGTGGTCAGCGTCGGCGGATTCTTCATCGCGTGGCTCCCCGACATCCTCATTCGTCCCCAGCTCGCCGAGCGGACGGCCGACCTCTCGGGCGGGGTCTACTTCATCGGCTTCGTCGGGGGGCTGCTCTCGATGGGTGCGATCGGCATCATCGCCGGGCCGCTCCTCGTCGCCTTGGTCGTCGAGGCGGCGACGCTCCTCGCGGACGAACTCAACGCCGTCCCCGTCGAGGAGGACCACCGAACGGAGTGA